The Halomonas qaidamensis genome includes the window AAGCGCGCAGAGGTCTGTTTCATAGTGCCAAGGGCGGCAGCCTTTTCTTGGATGAGATTGGCGAAATGCCCGTTAATCTTCAGGCTAAATTGCTGCGCGCATTACAAGAAAAAACCGTGCGTCCGGTTGGCGGCGAGCGCGAAGAACCGGTTGATGTGCGTATTATTGCAGCGACTCACCGAAATCTTGAAAAAGAGATCGAGCAGGAAAACTTCCGAAGTGACTTGTTCTATCGACTTGAAACATTCTCGCTACGCATCCCTCCGCTGCGCGAACGGGGCACCGATATAGAACATCTCGTGTTTGCATTAATTGACAAACATGCCGAAGCGCAAAATAAACAAATTGAACAAATTGAACCTGAAGCGCTGAACAGCCTGTTGAACTACCCCTATCCTGGTAACGTGCGCGAGTTAGAAAATGCCATTATGCGTGCCGTAACCCTGAGCGAAGAGGGTGTATTGCAGCACAACGATTTGCCAGAACGGCTACGCGAGCAGGCCAGCCAACATAACGGCTCGGAAATAACGCCGACCCTTAGTGGCGAGGTGTTGCCCGGCACCCAGGTGCCAGCGCCTGCACCAGCGCGTTGGCCAAGCTTGGAAGAAGTAGAGAAGCGCTATATTCGCAAAGTGCTAGAAGCTACTGGCGGCAATAAGCGGCGTACTGCTGAAGTGCTGGGTATTGCTCGACGAACGCTCTATCGGCGTTTGGAAGATAACGAGGATTAACGTAATAGGATAAACCGGTCACACACCAAAGTGACCGGTTCAGCTTTCTATAAGACGCCAGATTATTCGGTAACGCCCTCTCCTGGCGTTTCTTCAGGCGTGGTTCCATCATTAGCCATCGGCCCCGTGCCCATCGGCTCTTCTATCTCTTGCTCTGCATCGGCGTTAGGGGGTGAATCATTGCCACAACCGGATAGCACACCAGCAACCAGCAATACACTCAGCAGTAACGCTAATAATCGTACAGTAGGTTTCAGTGACATCATGTCGTTCTCCTTCCTTGATTGATTAATTGCAAAGGCGCTTTTTACACCCACCGCCTCTTAACCTTAGTGACTATTTGCTAGGTTGCCAAAAAAGCATGGGTGGGAAGACCCGCTCTACAAACTCTGCAAAGCCAGTTGTTGGCGCTGGTATTGTTGCCATAAAATAAAAAAAACCCCCGCGGGCGCGGGGGAAAAAGATGATAAATCGGGTGGAGCAGCCGCAGGGAACAGACAGCTGGGTCGATTTACCATCGTAGGGAGCGTTAACGATTACTGACCGCTATTCATCTCGTCGTCATTCTCATCCGTGTCATCTTCATCCGTGGTTGGCATTGGTTCAGTACCTTCACCAAAGCCTGGGTTCTCTTCAGGATCTTCTTCTCCAACATTTGCTTCTGCTTCTGGCATCGGTTCTTGTGAAGCCGCTGCATCATCGCTTAATCCAGGGTCTTCATTCATAGCGGAGTCTTCTGCCACGTCAGGATCATCGTTCATCATAGGATCTGAGGTGGTATCCATGGCCGTATTGTCATCACCAGACGACACTTGATCCGTTGAAGAAGTGGCATCCTGCTCCATGGTTTCTGGCTGTTCTGCAGGCGGCATGTCGTCGTCACCATTGCCACAACCGGCGAGCGCAAGCGTGCTTACGGTGGCCGCTAACATGCATAGTGTAAGTACACGTGGGCGTTTAGTAACTTGTTTAGCGTGCTTATCCATACGACTTACCTCCCTTCCAACATAAAAGCTGTCAATCGTAAAAACTGTCAATCATAAAGCTGTCGACCAAAAAAAGGTTCAGTGACAAAGACAGTTTAAAAATAAAATCATTACGTTACTTATAATCTTGCATAACCTATGCCTACACTCAGATAAAAAACAATTATTGTTAAAAATCATAAATTTAAATAAAAAAGAAAACCCTCCAATCATTAACAAGCAGTGAACGGACGTGGGTTCAAACTGGCACATGTGACGACATTGGACGCCTAGCACAGGAGGCGTTGTGACACACCTTGTCTACTTATGTATAATAAATATTAATAAATAACCGAACCCAAACTTAAATTTCAATTATGAACCGTTTTGTGTCGCTGTTTGCAGGGAAAGCCATCTGGTCACTAGGAAGCGAACTGAGCAACGACACAAGGCTGCTCATTCACGCAATAGGCATCGCTGATGGACGAGACACGCCCTGTCAAAATTCAGGTACGCGGCTTAAGCAAGGTATTTGGTAAGCAGCCAAAAAAAGCCCTTGAGCTCCGCGACCAAGGCTTAAAACGCCCTGAAATCCTTGAAAAAACGGGTCAAACGCTAGGCCTTTCCAATATCTCTTTCGATGTCT containing:
- a CDS encoding sigma-54-dependent transcriptional regulator — encoded protein: MTHQEHLLPLLVVEDDAAIRELLEEELNDAGYDTLGVPSAEDALALLSHTPVAMMITDVRLPGMTGIQLLQQLRQSGSELGIIVITAFGTIDQAVEALKLGADDFLTKPLDLDAIREAVFRVLERQRLSLSHDTELSHFHGIVGKSPSMQSLFHDASRLAKSDAPILILGESGTGKELLARAIHQESKRHDAPFVPVNCASIPADLMESEFFGHVKGAFTGANEARRGLFHSAKGGSLFLDEIGEMPVNLQAKLLRALQEKTVRPVGGEREEPVDVRIIAATHRNLEKEIEQENFRSDLFYRLETFSLRIPPLRERGTDIEHLVFALIDKHAEAQNKQIEQIEPEALNSLLNYPYPGNVRELENAIMRAVTLSEEGVLQHNDLPERLREQASQHNGSEITPTLSGEVLPGTQVPAPAPARWPSLEEVEKRYIRKVLEATGGNKRRTAEVLGIARRTLYRRLEDNED